Genomic window (Kosakonia sp. BYX6):
ACAGATCCCTTCCGATAACCTGTTTTGCGCCCTGCGCATTGATGGCCATTTTCGCCATGCGCACACCCGCACCGTGCCGCGCCAGACGCCGCCTTACCGCGCAATGACCGATGTTCTCGACGATCAACCCGTGTTTCGCTTCAACGGCCGCGACGGCGTATTGGTTGGCTTTCGCACGCCGCAGCATATGCAGGGCATCAACGTCGCGGGCTACCACGAACACTTTATTACTGACGATCGCCGCGGTGGCGGTCATCTTCTCGATTATCAGCTCGAAAACGGCACGCTGACCTTTGGGGAAATCTATCAATTGATGATTGATTTGCCTGCAGACACGGCGTTCCTCAATGCGAATTTGCACCCGGACAACCTGGATGCCGCAATACGTTCAGTGGAAAGCTGATACCCATTTAAAGGAGTGACTTATGAGCAAAGAACGCCATACACAGCAGTGGGCACACGGTGCCGACATGGTGGTGGGTCAACTGGAAGCTCAGGGCGTTAAACAGGT
Coding sequences:
- the budA gene encoding acetolactate decarboxylase; the encoded protein is MNQVTDCSCEENLQETIRAFSKSKPNSVIYQTSLMSALLSGVYEGSTTIKDLLTHGDFGLGTFNELDGELIAFNSEVYQLRADGSAREAQADQKTPFAVMTWFKPQYRQQFDKPISRQALHEVIDKQIPSDNLFCALRIDGHFRHAHTRTVPRQTPPYRAMTDVLDDQPVFRFNGRDGVLVGFRTPQHMQGINVAGYHEHFITDDRRGGGHLLDYQLENGTLTFGEIYQLMIDLPADTAFLNANLHPDNLDAAIRSVES